A stretch of Lactuca sativa cultivar Salinas chromosome 6, Lsat_Salinas_v11, whole genome shotgun sequence DNA encodes these proteins:
- the LOC111914107 gene encoding protein DA1 isoform X2, with product MGWLSRIFKGSNHEVSEGEYNWRYEENTTSAGNYPSTSWDPQSEIEDIDRAIAISLAEEEGRGKHDVISDDSQLKEDEQLARALQESLKVESPPRNRHVNGNGNGNGNIYQPIPFPYSTGFRICAGCNYEIGHGRFLSCMGAVWHPECFRCHACNQPIADYEFSMSGNYPYHKSCYKEHYHPKCDVCQHFIPTNAAGLIEYRAHPFWAQKYCPFHEHDGTPRCCSCERMEPRETSYAALNDGRKLCLECLDSSVMDTSECQPLYLDIQVFYESINMKVEQKIPLLLVERQALNEAMDGERNGHYHMPETRGLCLSEEQTVSTVLRRPRMGMGNRVPDMKTEPYKLTRRCEVTAILILYGLPRLLTGSILAHEMMHAWLRLQGYRTLSQDVEEGICQVLAHMWLRSQIALISSGTTSSSSSSSSSSSATSSRKGGKRSPFDKKLAEFFKHQIESDMSPVYGNGFRAGNQAVIKYGLPRTLEHIRLTGTFPF from the exons ATGGGTTGGCTTAGCAGAATTTTTAAAGGCTCCAACCATGAAGTTTCAGAAGGGGAATATAACTGGAGATATGAAGAGAATACAACATCAGCAGGAAATTACCCTTCTACATCTTGG GATCCACAGTCTGAGATAGAAGATATTGATCGTGCAATTGCAATATCACTTGCAGAAGAAGAAGGGAGAGGGAAACATGATGTAATTA GTGATGATTCTCAACTGAAAGAAGATGAACAACTTGCAAGGGCATTACAGGAAAGTCTTAAAGTCGAGTCACCACCCAGAAATAGACATGtaaatggaaatggaaatggaaatggaaatATTTATCAACCTATACCATTCCCATATTCAACAGGATTTAG GATATGTGCTGGTTGTAATTACGAAATTGGGCATGGAAGATTTTTAAGTTGCATGGGTGCAGTTTGGCATCCAGAGTGTTTTAGATGCCATGCATGTAACCAACCAATTGCTGATTATGAG TTTTCAATGTCAGGAAATTATCCTTATCACAAATCTTGCTACAAGGAGCACTATCATCCAAAATGTGATGTTTGCCAACACTTT ATTCCAACAAATGCTGCTGGACTTATCGAGTATAGGGCCCATCCATTTTGGGCCCAAAAGTATTGCCCATTTCATGAGCATGATGGAACTCCTAGATGTTGTAGTTGTGAGCGAATGGAG ccACGTGAAACAAGCTATGCTGCTCTTAATGATGGGAGGAAGCTATGCCTTGAGTGTCTTGACTCTTCAGTGATGGATACAAGCGAATGTCAACCACTTTATCTTGATATTCAAGTGTTTTATGAAAGTATAAATATGAAAGTGGAACAAAAAATTCCTTTACTTTTGGTTGAGAGACAAGCTCTTAATGAAGCCATGGATGGAGAGAGAAAT gGTCATTACCACATGCCTGAGACGCGTGGACTATGCCTCTCGGAGGAGCAAACCGTCAGCACa gttttgagaagaccaAGGATGGGGATGGGAAACCGGGTCCCGGATATGAAAACCGAACCGTATAAATTGACACGTCGCTGTGAGGTTACAGCCATTCTCATTTTATATGGCCTTCCAag GTTGCTGACTGGATCAATCTTAGCTCATGAAATGATGCACGCGTGGCTTCGACTTCAAG GGTATCGAACACTTAGTCAAGATGTTGAAGAAGGAATATGTCAAGTGTTGGCTCACATGTGGTTAAGATCCCAAATAGCTTTGATATCAAGTGGGACCacgtcatcatcgtcatcatcatcatcatcatcatctgccACGTCATCAAGGAAAGGAGGGAAAAGGTCTCCGTTTGACAAAAAGCTTGCTGAGTTTTTCAAGCATCAGATTGAATCTGACATGTCACCGGTTTATGGGAATGGTTTTAGAGCTGGGAATCAGGCAGTAATTAAGTACGGACTTCCAAGAACCTTGGAACATATTCGATTGACAGGGACTTTTCCTTTCTAA
- the LOC111914107 gene encoding protein DA1 isoform X1, which produces MGWLSRIFKGSNHEVSEGEYNWRYEENTTSAGNYPSTSWQDPQSEIEDIDRAIAISLAEEEGRGKHDVISDDSQLKEDEQLARALQESLKVESPPRNRHVNGNGNGNGNIYQPIPFPYSTGFRICAGCNYEIGHGRFLSCMGAVWHPECFRCHACNQPIADYEFSMSGNYPYHKSCYKEHYHPKCDVCQHFIPTNAAGLIEYRAHPFWAQKYCPFHEHDGTPRCCSCERMEPRETSYAALNDGRKLCLECLDSSVMDTSECQPLYLDIQVFYESINMKVEQKIPLLLVERQALNEAMDGERNGHYHMPETRGLCLSEEQTVSTVLRRPRMGMGNRVPDMKTEPYKLTRRCEVTAILILYGLPRLLTGSILAHEMMHAWLRLQGYRTLSQDVEEGICQVLAHMWLRSQIALISSGTTSSSSSSSSSSSATSSRKGGKRSPFDKKLAEFFKHQIESDMSPVYGNGFRAGNQAVIKYGLPRTLEHIRLTGTFPF; this is translated from the exons ATGGGTTGGCTTAGCAGAATTTTTAAAGGCTCCAACCATGAAGTTTCAGAAGGGGAATATAACTGGAGATATGAAGAGAATACAACATCAGCAGGAAATTACCCTTCTACATCTTGG CAGGATCCACAGTCTGAGATAGAAGATATTGATCGTGCAATTGCAATATCACTTGCAGAAGAAGAAGGGAGAGGGAAACATGATGTAATTA GTGATGATTCTCAACTGAAAGAAGATGAACAACTTGCAAGGGCATTACAGGAAAGTCTTAAAGTCGAGTCACCACCCAGAAATAGACATGtaaatggaaatggaaatggaaatggaaatATTTATCAACCTATACCATTCCCATATTCAACAGGATTTAG GATATGTGCTGGTTGTAATTACGAAATTGGGCATGGAAGATTTTTAAGTTGCATGGGTGCAGTTTGGCATCCAGAGTGTTTTAGATGCCATGCATGTAACCAACCAATTGCTGATTATGAG TTTTCAATGTCAGGAAATTATCCTTATCACAAATCTTGCTACAAGGAGCACTATCATCCAAAATGTGATGTTTGCCAACACTTT ATTCCAACAAATGCTGCTGGACTTATCGAGTATAGGGCCCATCCATTTTGGGCCCAAAAGTATTGCCCATTTCATGAGCATGATGGAACTCCTAGATGTTGTAGTTGTGAGCGAATGGAG ccACGTGAAACAAGCTATGCTGCTCTTAATGATGGGAGGAAGCTATGCCTTGAGTGTCTTGACTCTTCAGTGATGGATACAAGCGAATGTCAACCACTTTATCTTGATATTCAAGTGTTTTATGAAAGTATAAATATGAAAGTGGAACAAAAAATTCCTTTACTTTTGGTTGAGAGACAAGCTCTTAATGAAGCCATGGATGGAGAGAGAAAT gGTCATTACCACATGCCTGAGACGCGTGGACTATGCCTCTCGGAGGAGCAAACCGTCAGCACa gttttgagaagaccaAGGATGGGGATGGGAAACCGGGTCCCGGATATGAAAACCGAACCGTATAAATTGACACGTCGCTGTGAGGTTACAGCCATTCTCATTTTATATGGCCTTCCAag GTTGCTGACTGGATCAATCTTAGCTCATGAAATGATGCACGCGTGGCTTCGACTTCAAG GGTATCGAACACTTAGTCAAGATGTTGAAGAAGGAATATGTCAAGTGTTGGCTCACATGTGGTTAAGATCCCAAATAGCTTTGATATCAAGTGGGACCacgtcatcatcgtcatcatcatcatcatcatcatctgccACGTCATCAAGGAAAGGAGGGAAAAGGTCTCCGTTTGACAAAAAGCTTGCTGAGTTTTTCAAGCATCAGATTGAATCTGACATGTCACCGGTTTATGGGAATGGTTTTAGAGCTGGGAATCAGGCAGTAATTAAGTACGGACTTCCAAGAACCTTGGAACATATTCGATTGACAGGGACTTTTCCTTTCTAA